One window from the genome of Trabulsiella odontotermitis encodes:
- a CDS encoding PTS sugar transporter subunit IIA — translation MLSQWIHDGTILLEETVADWKQAVELCARPLLDSGTITPDYVTAIITQHQKLGPYYVLAPGLAMPHARPEEGAKGMGLSLLKLKQGVSFGAGEFDPVDVIVMLAAPDSHSHIEMISALAALFSSEEDLLQLHQAKSQEEIKTIISRF, via the coding sequence ATGCTAAGTCAGTGGATCCATGACGGAACGATTTTACTTGAGGAGACGGTCGCTGACTGGAAGCAGGCGGTCGAACTCTGTGCCCGTCCGTTGTTGGATAGCGGAACGATCACACCCGACTACGTGACCGCGATCATCACGCAGCATCAGAAACTCGGGCCGTATTACGTGCTGGCGCCGGGGCTGGCGATGCCGCATGCGCGTCCCGAAGAAGGCGCTAAAGGTATGGGGTTGTCCCTGCTGAAGCTGAAACAGGGAGTGTCGTTCGGGGCGGGTGAATTTGATCCCGTCGACGTCATTGTGATGCTGGCGGCGCCCGACAGCCACAGCCATATCGAAATGATCTCAGCGCTCGCCGCGTTATTCTCAAGCGAGGAAGATTTACTGCAATTACATCAGGCAAAAAGCCAGGAGGAAATAAAAACAATTATTTCACGCTTCTGA
- a CDS encoding PTS sugar transporter subunit IIB yields the protein MKIMAICGSGLGSSFMVEMNIKKVLKKINIEAEVEHSDLSSATPGAADLFVMAKDIAASASVPDHQLVVLNNIIDINELEAKLSDYFNKQ from the coding sequence ATGAAAATCATGGCGATATGCGGCTCCGGCCTGGGCAGCAGTTTCATGGTCGAAATGAATATTAAAAAAGTCCTCAAGAAAATAAATATTGAGGCTGAGGTAGAACACTCTGATCTCTCCTCTGCCACCCCCGGTGCGGCCGACTTGTTTGTGATGGCAAAGGATATTGCCGCCAGCGCCAGCGTCCCGGACCATCAACTGGTGGTGCTCAATAACATTATCGATATCAACGAGCTCGAAGCAAAACTGAGCGATTATTTTAACAAACAATAA
- a CDS encoding PTS ascorbate transporter subunit IIC produces MFILETLNFVVDILKVPSVLVGLIALIGLVAQKKSFSDVIKGTIKTILGFIVLGGGASVLVGSLNPLGGMFEHAFNIQGIIPNNEAIVSIALEKYGASTALIMAFGMVANIIVARFTRLKYIFLTGHHTFYMACMIGVILTVAGFEGVGLVFTGSLILGLVMAFFPALAQRYMKRITGNDDIAFGHFGTLGYVLSGWIGSLCGKGSRSTEEMNLPKNLSFLRDSSISISLTMMIIYLIMAVSAGREYVEGQLSAGQNYLVYAIIMAITFAAGVFIILQGVRLILAEIVPAFTGFSEKLVPNARPALDCPVVYPYAPNAVLIGFLFSFLGGLVGLFLLGQMKLVLILPGVVPHFFTGATAGVFGNATGGRRGAMLGAFANGLLITFLPVLLLPVLGALGFANTTFSDADFGAVGILLGNLARYLSPLAITGLVVALFVILVIYNVVKGKSAGNGARQDTGAKS; encoded by the coding sequence ATGTTTATCCTTGAAACGCTGAATTTTGTTGTTGATATTTTAAAGGTGCCCTCGGTACTGGTAGGGTTAATTGCGTTAATTGGTCTCGTTGCGCAAAAGAAATCATTTTCTGACGTCATTAAAGGCACCATTAAAACCATTCTTGGGTTTATTGTACTGGGGGGCGGCGCCTCCGTATTAGTCGGTTCGTTAAATCCGTTAGGCGGCATGTTTGAACACGCGTTTAATATTCAGGGCATCATCCCGAATAATGAAGCGATCGTGTCTATTGCGCTGGAAAAATACGGGGCGTCGACGGCGCTTATTATGGCCTTCGGGATGGTGGCAAACATCATCGTCGCCCGTTTTACGCGGTTGAAATACATCTTCCTCACCGGACATCACACTTTTTATATGGCGTGCATGATTGGTGTGATCCTGACGGTAGCCGGCTTTGAAGGGGTGGGGCTGGTGTTTACCGGTTCGCTGATCCTCGGTCTGGTGATGGCGTTTTTCCCGGCGCTGGCGCAGCGTTATATGAAGCGCATTACCGGCAATGATGACATTGCGTTCGGGCACTTCGGTACCCTCGGCTACGTGCTTTCCGGCTGGATTGGCAGCCTGTGCGGCAAGGGTTCCCGCTCCACCGAAGAGATGAACCTGCCGAAAAACCTCAGCTTCCTGCGCGACAGTTCCATCTCCATTTCACTCACCATGATGATTATCTATTTGATCATGGCGGTGAGTGCCGGACGTGAGTACGTTGAAGGCCAGCTCAGCGCCGGTCAGAACTACCTGGTTTACGCCATCATCATGGCGATCACCTTTGCTGCTGGTGTGTTCATTATCCTGCAGGGCGTGCGGTTGATTCTCGCGGAAATCGTCCCGGCGTTTACCGGTTTTTCCGAAAAACTGGTGCCCAACGCCCGTCCGGCGCTGGATTGCCCGGTGGTTTATCCGTATGCGCCTAACGCGGTGTTGATCGGCTTTCTGTTCAGCTTCCTTGGCGGGTTGGTGGGGCTTTTCCTGCTGGGGCAGATGAAACTGGTGCTGATCCTGCCGGGTGTGGTGCCGCACTTCTTTACAGGTGCGACTGCGGGCGTGTTTGGCAACGCCACCGGCGGTCGTCGTGGCGCGATGCTGGGTGCGTTTGCCAACGGTCTGCTGATCACCTTCCTGCCGGTTCTGCTGTTGCCGGTGCTTGGCGCGCTGGGCTTCGCCAATACCACCTTCTCTGACGCAGATTTCGGTGCTGTCGGGATCCTGCTGGGTAATCTGGCGCGCTATCTCTCGCCGCTGGCGATTACCGGGCTTGTCGTCGCGCTGTTCGTCATTCTGGTGATTTACAACGTGGTGAAAGGTAAATCTGCGGGCAACGGCGCCCGACAAGACACAGGAGCGAAATCATAA
- a CDS encoding transketolase: MSAELTRLARDIRVATLKSLTQLGFGHYGGSMSVIETLAVLYGDVMRIDPADPDWPERDYFVLSKGHAGPALYSTLAIKGYFPVEELSTLNQNGTRLPSHPDRLKTRGVDATTGSLGQGISIAAGMALSHKLARRPNRVFCIVGDGELNEGQCWEAFQFIAHHKLNNLLVFVDWNKQQLDGELDAIINPFDLEGKFHAFGFDVHTVKGDDIPALQAIAKPVLAADARPRLVILDSIKGQGVPYLEQLSNSHHLRLTEESRKALNETIEQLEATHD; this comes from the coding sequence ATGTCTGCTGAACTTACTCGACTGGCCCGGGACATCCGCGTGGCGACGCTGAAATCGCTGACGCAGCTCGGTTTTGGCCACTACGGTGGCAGCATGTCGGTTATCGAAACGCTGGCGGTGCTTTACGGCGACGTGATGCGCATCGACCCCGCCGATCCTGACTGGCCGGAGCGCGACTATTTTGTCCTGTCGAAAGGGCATGCCGGCCCGGCGCTTTACAGTACGCTGGCGATCAAAGGTTATTTCCCGGTGGAAGAGCTGAGCACGCTCAACCAGAACGGCACGCGATTACCGAGCCACCCGGACAGGCTGAAAACCCGTGGCGTTGATGCCACCACCGGCTCGCTTGGTCAGGGTATCTCCATTGCCGCCGGAATGGCGTTGTCGCACAAGCTCGCCAGGCGGCCTAACCGCGTTTTCTGTATCGTGGGCGATGGTGAGCTGAATGAAGGGCAGTGCTGGGAAGCATTTCAGTTTATCGCCCATCACAAGCTCAACAACCTGCTGGTGTTTGTCGACTGGAACAAACAGCAACTGGACGGCGAGCTGGATGCGATCATCAACCCGTTCGATCTGGAAGGGAAATTTCACGCCTTTGGCTTTGATGTACACACCGTAAAAGGCGATGACATTCCGGCATTGCAGGCGATTGCTAAACCGGTGCTGGCGGCGGATGCGCGGCCGCGACTGGTGATCCTCGACAGCATCAAAGGGCAGGGCGTGCCGTATCTGGAGCAGCTAAGCAATTCTCACCATCTGCGTCTTACCGAGGAATCGCGAAAGGCGCTTAACGAGACCATTGAGCAACTGGAGGCCACGCATGATTAA
- a CDS encoding transketolase family protein encodes MIKVAPVGGKDVTEMRKVYAGFVTEQIKAESGIIALEADLMSSMAMDGVQRQFPDHVINCGIMEANVIGTAAGLSLTGRRPFVHTFTAFASRRCFDQLFMALDYQRNNVKVIASDAGVTACHNGGTHMSFEDMGIVRGLAHSVVIEVTDAVMFKDILNQLITLEGFYWVRTIRKQAPTVYEEGSSFTIGKGNVLREGDDITLIANGIMVAEAQEAARRLERDGISAAVIDMFTLKPIDRMLVKNYAEKTGRIVTCENHSIHNGLGSAVAEVLVETCPVPMRRVGVKERYGQVGTQEFLQHEYGLTADDIVKAARELL; translated from the coding sequence ATGATTAAGGTCGCCCCGGTCGGGGGGAAAGATGTCACCGAAATGCGCAAAGTGTACGCCGGGTTTGTCACTGAGCAGATCAAAGCAGAGAGCGGCATTATCGCACTGGAAGCGGATCTAATGAGCTCGATGGCGATGGATGGCGTGCAGCGCCAGTTCCCGGATCACGTGATTAACTGCGGGATCATGGAAGCGAACGTGATAGGTACTGCGGCAGGGCTTTCGTTAACCGGACGGAGACCGTTTGTGCATACTTTCACCGCCTTTGCCAGCCGCCGCTGTTTTGATCAGCTGTTTATGGCGCTGGATTATCAGCGTAATAACGTTAAAGTCATCGCCTCGGATGCGGGGGTGACCGCCTGCCATAACGGCGGTACGCATATGTCGTTCGAGGACATGGGTATCGTGCGCGGTCTGGCGCATTCGGTGGTGATCGAGGTGACGGATGCGGTGATGTTTAAAGACATCCTCAATCAACTGATTACCCTCGAAGGCTTTTACTGGGTACGCACCATCCGCAAACAGGCGCCAACCGTTTATGAGGAAGGCTCCAGTTTTACCATCGGCAAGGGCAATGTCCTGCGCGAAGGCGACGATATCACGCTCATCGCCAACGGCATTATGGTGGCCGAGGCGCAGGAAGCGGCACGGCGACTGGAGCGCGACGGTATCAGCGCGGCGGTCATCGATATGTTCACCCTCAAACCCATTGACCGTATGCTGGTGAAAAATTACGCCGAGAAAACCGGGCGTATTGTCACCTGCGAAAACCACAGCATTCACAACGGGCTGGGGTCGGCGGTGGCGGAAGTGCTGGTGGAAACCTGTCCGGTGCCGATGCGGCGCGTGGGCGTGAAGGAACGCTACGGACAGGTCGGCACGCAGGAGTTTCTCCAGCATGAGTATGGCCTGACGGCGGATGACATTGTGAAGGCGGCGAGGGAGCTGCTGTAA
- a CDS encoding type IV secretion protein Rhs, with amino-acid sequence MRYVILVLSLLLCGCSPINIEPARQSVNTFHELYQRGDYSKVYDLTSSNLQKTTLEKDFIGFMVSAKENDLGSFIKSNLRQEKITRSLFSNNEVSFVYYSKYSKRFVQEIFTFEMENKRWKLKSYRYDSLD; translated from the coding sequence ATGAGATATGTTATTTTGGTTCTGTCTTTATTACTATGTGGCTGTTCACCTATAAATATAGAACCAGCAAGACAAAGCGTAAATACCTTCCATGAATTATATCAGAGAGGGGATTACTCTAAAGTATATGATCTAACTTCGTCCAACCTTCAAAAAACCACATTAGAAAAGGATTTTATTGGTTTTATGGTAAGTGCCAAAGAAAATGATCTTGGCTCATTTATTAAATCTAATCTTAGACAAGAAAAAATCACCCGCAGTTTGTTTTCGAACAATGAGGTATCTTTTGTGTATTATTCTAAGTACTCAAAGAGATTTGTTCAGGAAATATTCACATTTGAAATGGAAAACAAGAGATGGAAGTTAAAAAGCTATAGGTATGATTCTCTGGATTAA
- a CDS encoding RHS repeat-associated core domain-containing protein, producing MIGKPAARQGDGTMTGGPIIQGSAGVMIGAPTGVACSVCPGGMTSGNPVNPLLGAKVLPGETDIALPGPLPFVLSRTYSSYQTRTPAPVGIFGPGWKAPSDIHLQIHDAELILNDNGGRSIHFHPLFPGETAFSRSESFWLARGGVLALHESNPLYALWQRLPQDIRVSPHIYLATSSLQGPWWILGWSERVPGPDEALPAPLPPYRVLTGLADSFGRTMTFHRAASGAFSGNITAVTDGAGRHFRLVLTSCRDTPPATGYGTDSGVRLAEVWLSRDPEYPDNLPAAPLARYEYSSRGELARVYDRSGTAVHDLTYDTQHPGRMVAHRYAGRPEISYHYDVAGRVTAQHNPEGLSYSYAYGFNSVTVTDSLGRREVLHTDGDGGMKRVVKKEHADSSITRSDIDIAGRLLAQTDAAGRKTEYRHSPASGQLTALVTPDGRLTEFCYNAQRQLTSTVHPDGLQSRQEYDEHGRLTAETLRNGSTTRFFYDNPRSEYPSSTEEATGNRKQMTWSRYGQLLTFTDCSGYETRHEYDRFGQLTAVHHEEGVSRYFRYDRRGQLVSRQDAQGRETRYEYNIAGDLTAVVAPDGSRRETTHDAWGHTLSSTQDGLTRRMQYDAAGRVTQLTNENGSHTTFTYDVLDRLTQETGFDGRTQRYGYSTTGLLIRSEDESLITHWHYDASDRLTHRTVNDKPAEQWRYSERGWLSEISHVSDGYRVTVQYGHDDRGRTVHECQTVHHPDTDELLWQHDTRHDYSDSALLNRVTPDNLPPLEWLTYGSGYLAGMKLGDEPLLDFTRDRLHRETQRNFGDYELTTAYTPGGQLQSHQLNIPRFNRDYTWNAGGQLVRISGLNEQRDYQYGSAGRLRSTHIKSAHHDLTQWTLTDPAGNRIAERDEYPMLPDNVRNNRTGQDANNFYHYDAHGRLTEKGERRPRPRGSLSHHYGYDNQHRLAHYRQMQHGNLLTESRYIYDPTGRRTGKRIWKYTVCDDGSCTKPELKETVWYGWDGDRLTTTQTDTTRIQTVYLPGSFTPLVRIETATGELTKARCRTLAEKLQQDAGMAFVPELVTLLDNLERELKTNQVSGQSRQWLTQCGLTPEQMKKQMEPEYSPQRRIHLYHCDHRGLPLALFDAHGEIAWSAEFDEWGNMLREDNPDNLQQLIRLPGQQYDKETGLYYNRHRYYDPEQGRYITQDPIGLRGGWNPYMYTNNPILQVDPLGLYNLYQLIYDVWHDDSSGTSSIDISGGGDLVSLGGHVGVGVAFAKKKGEILSDICAYATACGHAGIGGGLSAAITYSESNSLPSSGVSKSIGTTTGGGIIGHLAYTYAVDIDHPESSTESVGAGIGVDASAMALACKTWQECLIN from the coding sequence ATGATCGGAAAACCGGCAGCACGTCAGGGTGACGGCACCATGACAGGTGGCCCAATAATCCAGGGCTCGGCGGGGGTGATGATTGGCGCACCGACCGGCGTGGCCTGTTCGGTCTGTCCGGGCGGCATGACCTCCGGCAACCCGGTCAATCCGCTGCTGGGCGCAAAGGTATTGCCCGGCGAAACCGATATTGCCCTGCCCGGCCCGCTGCCGTTTGTACTCTCGCGTACCTACAGCAGCTACCAGACCAGAACGCCTGCCCCGGTGGGTATATTTGGCCCCGGCTGGAAAGCGCCCTCTGATATCCACCTGCAGATACATGATGCGGAACTGATACTCAACGACAACGGCGGGCGCAGTATTCATTTTCACCCGCTGTTTCCGGGGGAAACGGCCTTCAGCCGCAGCGAGTCTTTCTGGCTGGCCCGGGGCGGTGTACTGGCGCTTCATGAAAGTAATCCGCTGTATGCACTCTGGCAGCGGCTTCCGCAGGATATTCGTGTCAGCCCGCATATCTACCTTGCAACCAGCAGCCTTCAGGGGCCCTGGTGGATCCTGGGCTGGTCTGAGCGCGTTCCCGGGCCGGATGAAGCGCTGCCCGCCCCGTTGCCACCGTACCGGGTGCTGACCGGCCTGGCGGACAGTTTCGGGCGGACAATGACTTTTCACCGTGCCGCATCCGGCGCATTTTCCGGGAACATTACCGCCGTGACAGACGGCGCAGGCCGCCACTTCCGGCTGGTTCTGACCTCCTGTCGGGACACGCCCCCCGCCACGGGTTATGGCACAGACAGTGGCGTCCGCCTCGCCGAAGTATGGCTTTCCCGCGACCCGGAATACCCGGATAACCTGCCCGCCGCCCCCCTGGCGCGTTATGAATATTCCTCCCGGGGTGAACTGGCGAGAGTGTATGACCGCAGCGGTACGGCGGTCCATGACCTGACTTATGACACGCAGCATCCGGGACGGATGGTGGCACACCGCTATGCGGGCAGGCCTGAGATATCCTACCACTATGACGTTGCCGGGCGCGTGACGGCGCAGCATAATCCGGAAGGTTTAAGTTATTCCTATGCTTATGGATTCAATAGCGTCACTGTCACCGACAGTCTGGGCCGCCGGGAGGTACTGCATACCGACGGCGACGGCGGGATGAAACGGGTGGTGAAAAAGGAGCACGCCGACAGCAGCATCACCCGCAGCGACATTGACATCGCGGGCAGACTGCTCGCGCAGACGGATGCAGCGGGCCGTAAAACCGAATACCGGCACAGCCCCGCCTCCGGACAACTGACGGCGCTCGTCACACCGGACGGCAGGCTCACGGAGTTTTGCTACAACGCTCAGCGTCAGCTGACCAGCACAGTCCACCCTGACGGGCTGCAGAGCCGGCAGGAGTATGATGAGCACGGCAGACTGACAGCTGAAACCCTGCGCAACGGCAGTACAACCCGTTTTTTTTATGATAATCCGCGCAGCGAATATCCTTCCTCCACCGAAGAGGCCACCGGCAACCGGAAGCAGATGACCTGGAGCCGTTACGGTCAGTTACTCACCTTTACCGACTGCTCCGGCTATGAAACCCGCCATGAATATGACCGCTTCGGGCAACTGACGGCAGTGCATCACGAGGAAGGTGTCAGCCGGTATTTCAGGTATGACAGGCGGGGCCAGCTGGTCAGCCGGCAGGATGCACAGGGTCGCGAAACGCGTTATGAATACAATATCGCAGGCGACCTGACAGCAGTGGTAGCCCCGGACGGCAGTCGCCGCGAAACCACGCATGACGCCTGGGGTCACACCCTCAGCAGCACACAGGACGGGCTGACACGGCGGATGCAATATGACGCTGCAGGCCGGGTCACACAACTCACGAATGAGAACGGCAGCCACACAACATTCACTTATGATGTGCTGGACAGACTGACGCAGGAAACCGGTTTTGACGGCAGGACGCAGCGTTACGGGTACAGCACCACCGGTCTGCTTATCCGCAGTGAGGATGAAAGCCTCATCACCCACTGGCACTACGACGCATCAGACCGCCTGACACACCGCACGGTGAATGACAAACCGGCGGAGCAGTGGCGTTACAGTGAGCGCGGCTGGTTGTCTGAAATCAGCCACGTCAGTGACGGGTACCGCGTCACTGTGCAGTACGGGCACGATGACCGGGGCCGTACTGTCCACGAGTGCCAGACAGTACATCACCCGGACACGGATGAATTGTTATGGCAGCATGACACCCGTCACGATTACAGCGACAGCGCACTGCTGAACCGCGTCACACCGGATAACCTGCCTCCGCTGGAATGGCTGACGTATGGCAGCGGTTATCTGGCGGGCATGAAGCTCGGTGATGAACCACTTCTCGACTTTACCCGTGACCGCCTGCACCGCGAGACGCAGCGCAACTTTGGCGATTACGAACTGACCACGGCATACACGCCAGGCGGCCAGTTGCAGAGCCACCAGCTGAACATTCCCCGGTTTAACCGTGACTATACATGGAACGCCGGCGGACAGCTTGTCCGCATCAGCGGGCTGAATGAACAGCGTGATTATCAGTACGGTTCCGCCGGTCGGCTGCGCAGTACGCATATTAAATCAGCACATCATGACCTGACGCAGTGGACCCTGACTGACCCGGCGGGCAACCGGATAGCGGAGCGGGATGAATACCCGATGCTGCCGGATAACGTCAGGAATAACCGCACCGGTCAGGATGCGAATAATTTCTACCATTACGATGCACACGGCAGACTCACTGAAAAGGGTGAGCGTCGCCCCCGTCCGCGTGGCAGCCTTTCTCATCATTATGGCTATGATAACCAGCACCGGCTGGCGCATTACCGCCAGATGCAGCACGGCAACCTGCTGACGGAAAGCCGGTATATCTATGACCCGACGGGCCGCCGCACGGGTAAGCGGATATGGAAATATACGGTCTGCGACGATGGTTCGTGTACAAAGCCAGAACTGAAGGAAACCGTATGGTACGGCTGGGACGGCGACCGACTGACCACCACGCAGACAGACACCACCCGTATCCAGACGGTATATCTGCCGGGCAGTTTTACACCGTTAGTCCGCATTGAAACCGCAACCGGAGAGCTGACGAAAGCCCGCTGCCGCACGCTGGCGGAAAAACTCCAGCAGGATGCGGGGATGGCTTTTGTACCGGAACTGGTGACGCTGCTGGATAATCTGGAGCGGGAACTGAAGACGAACCAGGTCAGCGGGCAAAGCCGGCAGTGGCTGACGCAGTGCGGGCTGACGCCGGAGCAGATGAAAAAGCAGATGGAGCCAGAGTACAGTCCGCAACGGAGAATCCACCTGTATCACTGCGACCACCGTGGTCTGCCGCTGGCGCTGTTTGACGCTCACGGGGAGATTGCGTGGAGTGCAGAGTTTGATGAGTGGGGGAATATGCTGCGTGAGGATAACCCCGACAATCTGCAACAACTTATCCGGCTGCCGGGACAGCAGTATGATAAAGAGACGGGGCTGTACTATAACCGTCATCGATACTACGACCCGGAGCAGGGACGGTATATTACTCAGGATCCGATTGGGTTAAGAGGTGGGTGGAATCCTTATATGTACACAAATAACCCCATACTACAAGTTGATCCTTTGGGGTTGTACAACCTATATCAATTGATATATGACGTGTGGCATGATGATTCATCTGGCACTTCATCTATTGATATTTCTGGTGGTGGTGACCTGGTATCATTAGGTGGCCATGTTGGAGTTGGTGTTGCTTTCGCCAAAAAGAAAGGGGAAATACTTTCTGATATTTGTGCCTATGCTACGGCATGTGGCCACGCTGGAATTGGTGGGGGGCTTAGCGCGGCGATTACATACTCTGAATCTAACTCTCTGCCTTCGTCAGGAGTAAGTAAATCTATCGGCACGACAACTGGGGGTGGGATAATTGGACATCTTGCGTATACTTACGCTGTTGATATAGACCACCCTGAATCTTCAACAGAATCTGTGGGGGCTGGTATTGGTGTTGATGCTTCGGCTATGGCTCTTGCTTGTAAAACATGGCAGGAATGCCTGATAAATTAA